The Haloprofundus salinisoli genome includes a region encoding these proteins:
- a CDS encoding glucose 1-dehydrogenase, protein MKAIVVEKGESRPTLRNVPDPTPEPGEVLLRTLRVGIDGTDHEVIRGNHGGYPDGDDYQILGHEAVAVVEDANGTELEEGELVVPTVRRPPGETNDYFERGEPDMAPDGLYVERGIVGAHGYMSEFFTSSTEFLVPVPEELAEHGFLVEPISNTEKALEHAFAARSAFEWEPTSALVLGNGPLGLLTLAALETPSLPFERTYCLGRRDRPDPTIDIVERLGSTYVDSRETPVDEIPDAHESVDFVYEATGYAKHAFETVDALAPNGVGALLGIPNDWEFEVDGGRLHRELVLENKALFGSVNSNVRQFETAKERLVEFPDWFADALVTGVYSPAEAADAFGRGDDAIKTVVEFDTP, encoded by the coding sequence ATGAAAGCTATCGTCGTAGAGAAGGGTGAATCACGTCCAACGCTCAGGAACGTCCCCGACCCGACGCCCGAGCCCGGTGAAGTCCTCCTACGGACGTTACGGGTCGGCATCGACGGGACCGACCACGAGGTTATCCGCGGAAACCACGGCGGCTATCCCGATGGCGACGACTACCAGATTCTCGGTCACGAGGCCGTCGCCGTCGTCGAAGACGCCAACGGGACCGAACTGGAGGAGGGCGAACTCGTCGTGCCAACCGTGCGCCGACCGCCCGGAGAGACGAACGACTACTTCGAGCGCGGCGAACCCGACATGGCTCCGGACGGGCTCTACGTCGAACGCGGCATCGTCGGCGCTCACGGCTACATGTCCGAGTTCTTCACGAGTTCGACGGAGTTTCTCGTCCCCGTCCCCGAGGAGCTCGCGGAACACGGCTTCCTCGTCGAACCGATTTCGAACACCGAGAAGGCGCTCGAACACGCGTTCGCCGCCCGTTCGGCGTTCGAGTGGGAGCCGACGAGCGCGCTCGTCCTCGGAAACGGACCGCTCGGACTGCTGACGCTCGCCGCGCTGGAGACCCCATCGTTGCCTTTCGAGCGCACGTACTGTCTGGGTCGACGCGACCGACCGGACCCGACCATCGACATCGTCGAACGACTCGGTTCGACGTACGTCGACTCCCGCGAGACGCCGGTCGATGAGATTCCCGACGCCCACGAGTCGGTCGACTTCGTCTACGAGGCCACAGGATACGCGAAGCACGCCTTCGAGACCGTCGACGCGCTCGCGCCGAACGGCGTCGGCGCGCTCCTCGGTATCCCGAACGACTGGGAGTTCGAAGTCGATGGCGGCCGCCTGCACAGAGAACTCGTGTTGGAGAACAAGGCGCTGTTCGGCAGCGTCAACTCGAACGTCCGGCAGTTCGAGACGGCGAAAGAGCGACTCGTCGAGTTCCCCGACTGGTTCGCCGACGCGCTCGTCACGGGCGTCTACTCGCCGGCAGAGGCGGCAGACGCGTTCGGGAGGGGCGACGACGCCATCAAGACAGTCGTGGAGTTCGACACCCCGTGA
- the rdfA gene encoding rod-determining factor RdfA, with amino-acid sequence MGNRTEGTDEWSNPRRSPQQCKVGRVIEAYNLDGLGEMLEVRWTADGDGRSSLRELATEFNHRLLESALESAGVSLLDGEVENYYRLLTDDAVTSGTRVQAERTLERHGIDVDTIRNDFVSHQAVHTYLVKYRGVSRDDPTSANRTEKIDTNIGRLRSRTQTVTANSLESLVTAGELEVGDIDVLVDISVHCDVCGETLTVDQLLADGGCGCRRG; translated from the coding sequence ATGGGGAACAGAACGGAAGGGACAGATGAGTGGTCGAATCCACGTCGATCACCGCAGCAGTGCAAGGTCGGGCGGGTCATCGAAGCGTACAATCTCGACGGCTTGGGCGAGATGCTCGAGGTCCGTTGGACCGCCGACGGAGATGGCCGGTCGAGTCTCCGCGAACTCGCGACCGAATTCAACCACCGACTGCTCGAATCGGCGCTCGAGTCGGCGGGGGTCAGCCTTCTGGACGGCGAAGTCGAGAACTACTACCGGCTCTTGACTGACGACGCTGTGACCAGTGGGACGAGAGTACAAGCCGAACGGACCCTCGAACGGCACGGTATCGACGTTGACACCATCAGAAACGATTTTGTCTCTCACCAAGCGGTGCACACGTACTTGGTAAAGTACCGAGGCGTCTCCCGCGACGACCCCACCTCCGCGAACCGAACCGAGAAGATCGATACGAACATTGGTCGTCTCAGAAGTCGAACGCAGACTGTGACAGCGAACTCCCTCGAATCGCTAGTGACCGCTGGCGAACTTGAAGTCGGCGACATCGACGTGCTCGTAGATATCAGTGTTCATTGTGACGTTTGCGGAGAGACACTCACTGTCGACCAGTTGCTCGCAGACGGTGGCTGTGGATGTCGCCGCGGGTGA
- a CDS encoding helix-turn-helix transcriptional regulator, with the protein MHDLSGFQRDLLYVISGMERPSGQQAKEQLEQYLDGDINHGRLYPNLDTLVTKEYVEKGPIDRRTNYYAITERGENLIRERREWEEARFSSERQIP; encoded by the coding sequence ATGCACGACCTAAGCGGTTTTCAACGCGACCTGTTGTATGTCATCTCGGGGATGGAACGCCCTTCCGGACAGCAGGCGAAAGAGCAGCTCGAACAGTATCTCGACGGGGACATCAACCACGGGCGACTGTATCCGAACCTGGATACGCTCGTCACCAAAGAGTACGTGGAGAAGGGACCGATTGATAGGCGCACCAACTACTACGCGATCACCGAACGAGGCGAGAACCTGATACGCGAACGCCGCGAGTGGGAGGAAGCGCGGTTCTCGTCCGAGCGACAAATCCCCTGA
- a CDS encoding arylsulfotransferase family protein, which produces MNDRKQSFRAVLAALAVLSLLGLGLSYATAERPLVDQIRTDDGWQHDPSRIASADSVTVVGTDSNSWRGRPGEVDTPRGRAELVAVDGAGTVLYYNDSRDVYWDVDPVPGTEATVEAAFADHLDAEACPSDWNHSQYAVDETTWERYYEVHGESGRCTRNGVDRVNLTTGETTTVWTAMTPGQELTRFHDVDRVNETHLAVADIYLDRLFVVEQSNNEIVWTWNASDEFSTDETGGPYPKDWSHINDVELVDDGERLMVSMRNHDRVVFVDRRSGEVDDSWTLGAEDDYGVLYEQHNPDYIPESQGGPAVLVADSENNRVVEYQRENGTWVQTWQWRDARMQWPRDADRLPNGNTLITDSNGNRVFEVDRAGEIVWSVTVGFPYEAERLDTGDESAGGTTAQSLGLDSRAGDERNPVGVLVKDALPNKYLNGVLYATPIWMSLAQVALSLLAGLSVALWVSLEVFWRVRG; this is translated from the coding sequence GTGAACGACCGGAAGCAGTCGTTCAGGGCCGTTCTGGCAGCACTCGCCGTTCTCTCGCTACTCGGGCTCGGGCTCAGCTACGCCACCGCCGAGAGACCACTGGTCGACCAGATTCGGACTGACGACGGCTGGCAACACGACCCGAGTCGAATCGCGTCTGCGGACTCGGTGACGGTCGTCGGCACCGACTCGAACTCGTGGCGCGGTAGACCCGGGGAGGTGGACACGCCACGGGGTCGTGCGGAACTCGTCGCGGTCGACGGAGCCGGAACGGTACTCTACTACAACGACTCGCGCGACGTGTACTGGGACGTCGACCCGGTTCCCGGAACGGAGGCGACGGTCGAAGCCGCGTTCGCCGACCATCTGGACGCGGAGGCGTGTCCGTCCGACTGGAACCACTCGCAGTACGCCGTCGACGAGACGACGTGGGAGCGCTACTACGAGGTCCACGGCGAGAGCGGTCGCTGTACGCGAAACGGCGTCGACCGAGTGAATCTCACGACCGGCGAGACCACGACAGTCTGGACGGCGATGACTCCCGGACAGGAACTCACCCGGTTCCACGACGTCGACCGCGTGAACGAGACGCACCTCGCCGTCGCGGATATCTACCTCGACCGGCTGTTCGTCGTCGAGCAGTCCAACAACGAGATCGTCTGGACGTGGAACGCCTCCGACGAGTTCTCGACCGACGAGACCGGCGGTCCGTATCCGAAAGACTGGAGCCACATCAACGACGTCGAACTCGTCGACGACGGCGAACGCCTCATGGTCAGCATGCGCAACCACGACCGAGTAGTCTTCGTCGACCGACGCAGCGGGGAGGTAGACGACAGTTGGACCCTCGGCGCTGAGGACGACTACGGCGTCCTCTACGAGCAGCACAACCCGGACTACATCCCCGAGTCACAGGGCGGACCCGCCGTCCTCGTCGCCGACTCGGAGAACAACCGCGTCGTCGAGTATCAGCGAGAAAACGGAACGTGGGTACAGACGTGGCAGTGGCGAGACGCCCGGATGCAGTGGCCCCGCGACGCCGACCGCCTGCCGAACGGGAACACCCTCATCACGGACTCGAACGGTAATCGCGTCTTCGAGGTGGACCGAGCGGGCGAAATCGTCTGGAGCGTCACCGTCGGCTTCCCGTACGAGGCCGAGCGACTCGATACTGGAGACGAGAGCGCCGGTGGGACCACCGCACAGTCTCTCGGTCTCGACTCGCGAGCAGGCGACGAACGGAATCCAGTCGGCGTGTTGGTGAAAGACGCCCTCCCGAACAAGTACCTAAACGGAGTACTGTACGCGACGCCCATCTGGATGAGCCTCGCACAGGTTGCACTGTCGCTTCTCGCCGGGCTCAGTGTGGCGCTCTGGGTCTCACTCGAAGTGTTCTGGCGAGTTCGCGGGTGA
- a CDS encoding IS5 family transposase, which yields MPSRLSHFTDRLVTLAKRAVSGDPSPAVKKGDGGYADWVIVAIHGLREYLDLPYRRLLDVLHEMHGIVGKMNLETSELPDFTTVCSRKQQLKMAVWRSLLRLSANFHDTGDVQAIDATGFDRHSASRHYANRTDYTFRSVKTTALVDCDTSAELDIHCSTKQPHDTQIGRQVLTRNLNRLQIITADKGYDWDDLRDELRDADVRPLITHREFYPLDMAHNARHDDDTYHRRSVIEAVFFALKQRYGDTLRARTWFGQFRELVLKAAVRNVELVS from the coding sequence GTGCCCTCTCGTCTCTCGCACTTCACAGATCGTCTCGTAACACTGGCAAAACGTGCTGTCTCTGGCGATCCTTCACCAGCGGTCAAGAAGGGCGACGGTGGCTACGCTGACTGGGTAATCGTTGCGATCCACGGTCTCCGCGAATACCTTGACCTTCCATATCGACGGCTCCTCGATGTGCTTCACGAGATGCACGGGATCGTCGGGAAAATGAATCTCGAAACGAGCGAGCTGCCGGACTTTACGACCGTATGCTCACGGAAGCAGCAGCTCAAGATGGCGGTCTGGCGAAGCCTCCTTCGACTCTCCGCTAATTTCCACGATACCGGTGACGTACAGGCTATCGACGCGACTGGCTTCGACCGGCACTCTGCCAGTCGCCACTACGCAAATCGGACAGACTACACATTTAGATCAGTGAAGACGACGGCACTGGTAGACTGCGACACCAGTGCCGAACTGGATATTCATTGTTCGACGAAACAACCACACGACACTCAGATTGGGCGACAGGTACTCACACGGAACCTCAACCGGCTACAGATCATTACCGCTGACAAGGGATATGATTGGGACGACCTCCGCGACGAACTTCGGGACGCTGACGTTCGGCCCCTGATTACACACCGAGAGTTCTATCCGCTCGATATGGCGCATAACGCTCGCCATGACGACGATACCTATCATCGACGATCAGTCATCGAGGCCGTGTTTTTCGCGCTCAAGCAGCGGTACGGTGACACGCTTCGGGCACGAACGTGGTTCGGGCAGTTCCGCGAACTCGTTCTGAAAGCCGCTGTGAGAAATGTCGAACTTGTTTCCTGA
- a CDS encoding MFS transporter, with amino-acid sequence MATEDDSVDILDPFRQFVSLERDVLVLSIAMFTFGLGFQMTSRFLPEYMVALGASGFVVGLYGTFGNVISAVYPYPGGAVSDRVGSRYALTLFGLLSTLGFGFWLVAPGIGTISLGSVTVAAWVWIFVGLILAQAWKSFGLGATFAVVKQSTPPSRLAEGFASTETFRRTAFLVGPVMAAVLIGLHPQFTVSFQYVLAVAVVFGLLGTVVQHVLYDASGDDIGDSFAGLEQIRREFREMPDELRPLLVGDTLVRFANGMVYVFFVLVVTQIFDVGFDATVSLGQFSYAIELSPEAFFGYLLGVEMVVALLVMAPAAKIAERVGLKPVVALGFAVYAVFPVVLIYAPRSALALVVVFAFSGLRFAGLPSHKALIVGPAEQGAGGRVTGSYYLLRNTIVVPSAALGGYLWDFVSPELAFGVAAAVGLVGTGYFLVFGKEFEAYA; translated from the coding sequence ATGGCTACAGAGGATGACTCCGTCGATATACTCGACCCGTTTCGCCAGTTCGTCTCGCTCGAACGCGACGTGCTCGTCCTCTCGATAGCGATGTTCACGTTCGGTCTCGGCTTTCAGATGACGAGTCGGTTCCTCCCGGAGTACATGGTGGCGCTGGGGGCGTCGGGGTTCGTCGTCGGCTTGTACGGGACCTTCGGCAACGTCATCTCCGCGGTCTACCCCTACCCGGGCGGGGCTGTATCCGACCGAGTCGGGTCCCGGTACGCGCTGACGCTGTTCGGACTCCTCTCGACTCTCGGATTCGGGTTCTGGCTCGTCGCGCCCGGAATCGGGACGATCTCGCTGGGGAGCGTCACCGTCGCCGCGTGGGTGTGGATCTTCGTCGGCCTGATTCTCGCCCAAGCGTGGAAATCGTTCGGCCTGGGCGCGACGTTCGCGGTCGTCAAGCAATCGACGCCCCCGTCGCGTCTCGCGGAGGGGTTCGCAAGCACCGAGACGTTCCGCCGAACCGCCTTCCTCGTCGGGCCGGTCATGGCGGCGGTGCTCATCGGCCTCCACCCGCAGTTCACCGTGAGCTTCCAGTACGTCCTCGCCGTGGCCGTCGTCTTCGGCTTGCTCGGGACGGTCGTCCAGCACGTCCTCTACGACGCGAGTGGCGACGACATCGGCGACTCGTTCGCGGGACTCGAACAGATACGCCGAGAGTTCCGCGAGATGCCAGACGAATTGCGGCCGTTGCTCGTGGGGGACACGCTGGTTCGGTTCGCCAACGGCATGGTCTACGTGTTCTTCGTGCTCGTCGTCACACAGATATTCGACGTCGGATTCGACGCCACCGTCTCGCTCGGACAGTTCTCCTACGCTATCGAGCTCTCTCCGGAGGCGTTCTTCGGCTATCTGTTGGGCGTCGAGATGGTTGTCGCGCTCCTCGTGATGGCCCCCGCCGCGAAGATTGCAGAGCGCGTCGGTCTCAAGCCCGTCGTCGCGCTCGGATTCGCCGTCTACGCCGTCTTTCCGGTCGTCCTGATATACGCGCCGAGAAGCGCCCTCGCGCTCGTCGTCGTCTTCGCCTTCTCGGGACTACGGTTCGCCGGACTGCCGTCGCACAAGGCGCTCATCGTCGGCCCGGCCGAACAGGGCGCGGGCGGTCGCGTCACCGGGTCGTACTACCTCCTGCGAAACACCATCGTCGTCCCCAGCGCCGCGCTCGGCGGCTACCTCTGGGACTTCGTCAGTCCCGAACTCGCCTTCGGCGTCGCGGCCGCGGTCGGTCTCGTCGGTACGGGCTACTTTCTCGTGTTCGGAAAGGAGTTCGAGGCGTACGCCTGA
- a CDS encoding LLM class oxidoreductase has product MDHRNAGYDRLFGTETLSFGVGFPLTDARESRPPVAREMELASHAERVGFDALWARDVPLYWPRFGDAGQTFETWTWLSHVAAHTSDVALGTASAVLPLRHPLHVAKSAASIDRLSDGRLVLGVATGDRDPEFQAFGVDADERGELFRESVDVLRTVWREEFPELDSGWGTLDGSLDLVPKPTTETLPLLPTGYARQSVEWIGDHGDGWFFYHLPMNTLESYLDEWRSVAGEKPYAMAVRTELADDPKAEPEPLHLGYRAGSDWFADYFRTLDEMGVDHVLVSTPGDDPEAELTRFAEEVVERVR; this is encoded by the coding sequence ATGGACCACCGAAACGCGGGCTACGATCGGCTGTTCGGGACCGAGACTCTGAGCTTCGGCGTCGGCTTCCCGCTCACCGACGCCCGGGAGTCCAGACCGCCGGTCGCGCGGGAGATGGAACTCGCGTCGCACGCCGAGCGCGTCGGGTTCGACGCGCTGTGGGCACGCGACGTACCGCTGTACTGGCCGCGGTTCGGCGACGCGGGCCAGACGTTCGAAACGTGGACGTGGTTGAGTCACGTCGCCGCCCACACGTCGGACGTCGCACTCGGCACCGCCAGCGCCGTCCTCCCGCTTCGGCACCCACTGCACGTCGCAAAGAGCGCGGCGTCGATCGACCGGCTCTCCGACGGCCGCCTCGTCCTCGGAGTGGCGACGGGCGACCGCGACCCGGAGTTTCAGGCGTTCGGCGTCGACGCCGACGAACGCGGCGAACTGTTCCGCGAGAGCGTCGACGTGCTTCGGACCGTCTGGCGCGAGGAGTTCCCCGAACTCGATTCGGGGTGGGGAACGCTCGACGGGTCGCTCGACCTCGTGCCGAAACCGACGACGGAAACGCTTCCGCTGCTCCCGACCGGCTACGCCCGCCAGTCCGTCGAGTGGATCGGCGACCACGGCGACGGCTGGTTCTTCTATCACCTCCCGATGAACACGCTCGAATCCTACCTCGACGAGTGGCGGTCGGTCGCCGGCGAGAAACCGTACGCGATGGCCGTCCGAACCGAACTCGCCGACGACCCGAAGGCGGAACCGGAACCGCTGCATCTCGGCTACCGCGCCGGCAGCGACTGGTTCGCCGACTACTTCCGGACCCTCGACGAGATGGGCGTCGACCACGTGCTCGTCTCGACGCCCGGCGACGATCCGGAGGCCGAACTGACGCGATTCGCCGAGGAAGTCGTCGAACGCGTTCGGTGA
- a CDS encoding HalOD1 output domain-containing protein, whose amino-acid sequence MGCSQREFRRSQERALVVDVVEAVESVSGFEQSELPPLYETVDMEAVENAVRSGSGVVVGFEYSGHTVTVVDNSRLIVEPLERSE is encoded by the coding sequence ATGGGCTGTAGCCAACGAGAGTTCAGACGCTCGCAGGAGAGAGCGCTCGTCGTGGACGTCGTCGAGGCAGTCGAGAGCGTCTCGGGGTTCGAGCAATCCGAACTCCCGCCGCTGTACGAAACCGTCGATATGGAGGCTGTGGAAAACGCCGTCCGAAGCGGGTCAGGAGTGGTCGTCGGGTTCGAGTATAGCGGCCACACCGTCACCGTGGTCGACAACTCGCGACTCATCGTCGAACCGCTGGAGAGAAGTGAGTAA
- a CDS encoding ABC transporter substrate-binding protein, with the protein MDDELEVSGSLTRRDYLRYGGAVVGAGLLAGCASDDGAEETSPGTTVGSGDGGAAETDAGSETTSSGESYSVSMAPVGTVEFDSVPQNVMVYSLLYADMAVAYGKGDAVNSLGFDADAGGNTLDAYYDRLDGVSFDRSGIEQLNTGSGNVNVDKELFYELNSDLHLVDPCLVVSFDGWEQSDIDEIRTNIAPWFGNAYSRAHSQPPEECRDGYEYYTLWEISERVSNVFRERRRFKALRAVYDGMLEEIRSNLPPADQRPSVGVVIFMDETFYPSKLNAPGFAAAHTRPLEATDAFAVDDVTFETTYDYETMLDIDPDVILHPFGIASYYDVGQIRQTLEDHPVGGQLTAVRNDRVYPSGNPVQGPLMNLFQLEMTAKQLYPEQFGEWPGYETGEPYPEIPESERLFDRRRVADIVAGEP; encoded by the coding sequence ATGGACGACGAGTTAGAGGTGAGCGGCTCGCTGACGCGCCGCGACTACCTCAGGTACGGCGGAGCAGTCGTCGGTGCCGGACTGCTCGCAGGCTGTGCGAGTGACGACGGAGCCGAGGAAACGTCGCCGGGAACGACAGTCGGATCTGGAGACGGCGGGGCGGCAGAGACGGACGCCGGCTCGGAGACGACAAGTTCGGGAGAGTCGTACTCGGTGTCGATGGCACCGGTCGGGACAGTCGAATTCGATAGCGTGCCCCAGAACGTGATGGTGTACAGCCTCTTGTACGCGGACATGGCCGTCGCCTACGGGAAAGGCGACGCGGTGAACTCGCTGGGGTTCGACGCCGACGCCGGCGGCAATACGCTCGACGCGTACTACGACCGTCTCGACGGCGTCTCCTTCGACCGCAGCGGGATCGAACAGCTCAACACCGGGTCCGGGAACGTGAACGTCGACAAGGAGCTGTTCTACGAGTTGAACTCCGACCTCCACCTGGTCGACCCGTGTCTCGTCGTCTCGTTCGACGGGTGGGAGCAGTCCGACATCGACGAGATTCGGACGAACATCGCCCCGTGGTTCGGCAACGCCTACAGCCGGGCGCACAGCCAACCGCCCGAGGAGTGCCGAGACGGCTACGAGTACTACACGCTCTGGGAGATTTCGGAGAGAGTGTCCAACGTCTTCCGAGAACGACGGCGGTTCAAGGCGCTTCGGGCGGTTTACGACGGGATGCTCGAAGAGATTCGGTCGAACCTCCCGCCCGCCGACCAGCGACCCTCGGTCGGGGTGGTGATCTTCATGGACGAGACGTTCTACCCCTCGAAACTCAACGCCCCGGGGTTCGCGGCCGCACACACCCGCCCGCTCGAAGCGACCGACGCGTTCGCGGTCGACGACGTGACGTTCGAGACGACGTACGACTACGAGACGATGCTCGACATCGACCCGGACGTCATCCTGCACCCGTTCGGCATCGCCTCCTACTACGACGTCGGACAGATTCGCCAGACGCTCGAAGACCACCCCGTGGGCGGACAGCTGACCGCCGTCCGGAACGACCGCGTCTATCCGTCGGGCAACCCCGTCCAGGGGCCGCTGATGAACCTCTTCCAGTTGGAGATGACCGCAAAGCAACTGTACCCCGAACAGTTCGGCGAGTGGCCCGGTTACGAGACCGGCGAGCCCTATCCGGAGATTCCCGAGTCCGAGCGCCTGTTCGACCGTCGGCGCGTCGCAGATATCGTCGCCGGCGAACCCTGA
- a CDS encoding AEC family transporter, which yields MDVVSNLAFLLVLLAVGFAARHVGLLNDARSDRLTQFAFYVALPALVFTSTASKSLAAVLEPRLVLGFWFVLLSAAAVGWVVHRRESTPSVRSVAVVQSYHCNLGFLGLPIVAATFGGVVTAKASLLLGIGALTQVPLTIAVLVFVNNADANVRAELGNLFANPVLVALSIGLLSSALGLSVPGLVWSGLETLAEFALPIALLVVGASLSLDDTSVDFSTVGSVVALKMLVMPAIALVTFSLLSADVSTTRAGVLMLAMPTAVSTFIYATELGGDANLASANVFATTVASVGTILAVLQFVA from the coding sequence ATGGATGTCGTCTCGAATCTAGCGTTTCTCCTGGTCCTCTTGGCCGTCGGCTTCGCCGCTCGCCACGTCGGCCTCCTGAACGACGCCCGCTCGGACCGCCTCACTCAGTTCGCGTTCTACGTCGCGCTCCCAGCGCTCGTGTTCACGTCGACCGCGTCGAAGTCGCTCGCAGCGGTCCTCGAACCGCGTCTCGTGCTCGGGTTCTGGTTCGTCCTCCTCTCCGCCGCAGCGGTCGGATGGGTCGTCCACCGCCGGGAGTCGACGCCGTCGGTCCGAAGCGTCGCCGTCGTGCAGTCGTATCACTGCAATCTCGGATTTCTCGGGCTCCCGATAGTCGCGGCGACGTTCGGCGGCGTCGTCACCGCAAAGGCGAGTCTCCTCCTCGGCATCGGCGCGTTGACGCAGGTCCCGCTGACGATCGCGGTGCTCGTGTTCGTCAACAACGCCGACGCAAACGTGCGAGCGGAACTCGGGAACCTCTTCGCCAATCCCGTTCTCGTCGCGCTCTCTATCGGGTTACTCTCTTCGGCGTTGGGCCTCTCGGTTCCCGGTCTCGTCTGGTCAGGTCTGGAGACGCTCGCTGAGTTCGCCCTCCCCATTGCACTCCTCGTGGTCGGTGCGTCGCTGTCGCTGGACGACACGTCCGTCGATTTCTCGACGGTCGGGTCGGTCGTCGCGCTCAAGATGTTGGTGATGCCCGCAATCGCGCTCGTGACGTTCTCGTTGCTCTCGGCGGACGTGTCGACCACGCGCGCCGGCGTGTTGATGCTCGCGATGCCGACGGCCGTCTCGACGTTTATCTACGCGACCGAACTCGGTGGCGACGCGAACCTCGCCTCCGCGAACGTCTTTGCGACGACTGTCGCGTCTGTCGGGACGATTCTCGCCGTGCTGCAGTTCGTGGCGTAG
- a CDS encoding DUF7576 family protein → MGGSESTNSTRSDRLIRAAYDAETTLDANDERGNDSPRGRRDASFRNKQCEHCGATIDTSEWYPVVTVRNANRVLQIYPLCGDDCREEWNEAHHR, encoded by the coding sequence ATGGGTGGGTCCGAATCAACCAACTCGACCCGCTCCGACCGTTTGATTCGGGCGGCGTACGATGCGGAGACGACCCTCGATGCGAACGACGAGCGCGGTAACGACTCCCCTCGTGGGAGGCGCGACGCGTCGTTCAGGAACAAGCAGTGCGAGCACTGTGGGGCCACTATCGACACGAGCGAGTGGTACCCCGTCGTGACGGTGCGCAACGCGAACAGAGTGCTCCAAATCTATCCGCTCTGCGGCGACGACTGCCGCGAAGAGTGGAACGAAGCCCACCACCGATAA
- a CDS encoding HalOD1 output domain-containing protein: MDTISTQAAGVREIREHENASDAVVMAVADARNADPLELDPLYDTIDPDALDAIFSSSDSAHPSVELEFDIGGCHVTVRGTGEILVSPPPADTTTVADPIEN; encoded by the coding sequence ATGGATACGATCTCGACTCAAGCCGCGGGCGTTAGGGAAATTCGCGAACACGAAAATGCCAGCGATGCAGTTGTCATGGCGGTTGCGGACGCGCGGAACGCCGATCCCTTGGAACTCGACCCGCTCTACGACACCATCGACCCCGACGCCCTGGACGCGATTTTCTCCTCGTCCGACTCGGCGCACCCCTCGGTGGAACTCGAGTTCGACATCGGTGGCTGTCACGTCACCGTCCGCGGGACCGGCGAGATACTCGTTTCGCCGCCACCGGCCGATACTACGACCGTCGCCGACCCGATCGAGAACTGA